The Microbacterium sp. SORGH_AS_0428 genome contains the following window.
CGCTACGGCGCCCGCATCCACCGGTTCGGGTAGCACCGACGGCGCCATGACGGACGGCACGGACGGCATCCTCGGCGGCACGCAGGCGATCGCCCCGATCGCCGCTCCCGTGACCGTCGGCGGCAACGCCATCTCCCTCACCGGAGACAGCACCACCACCGACGCCACCACCGCAGCCGGCACCTCCGGCTCCGGCGGCACCGACGGCGCGATGACGAACGGCACTGACGGCATCCTCGGCGGCACGCAGGCGATCGCCCCGATCACCGCTCCGATCACCGCGGGCGGCAACGCGATCTCGGTGACCGGCGACAGCACGTCCACCGACGCCGCGACGGTCGCTCCGGCCGACAGCGGAACGGTCCCGGTGCTGACCTCGGGTGAGAACGGCATCCTCGGCGGCACGCAGCTGGGTCTTCCCATCACCGCGCCGATCACCCTCGGCGGCAACGCCATCTCGGTGACCGGCGACTCGACCACCGAGAACCCGGGAACCACGCCGGGAACCCCCGGTGAGCCCGGTACGCCCGGTGAGCCCGGCACGCCCGGTGAGCCTGGCACGCCCGGTGAGCCCGGAACGCCCGGTACCCCTGGTGAGCCCGGTACCCCCGGTACTCCTGGAACGCCTGGGACTCCCGGCACCCCGGGAACGCCCGGTGCGAACGGAAGCCCTGCCGCCGTGACCGGCGTCGTGAGCGCCGATGCACGTGCGGCCGACGGCTCGCTCGCGATGACCGGCGGAGCGGATGTGGCGGGCCTCGCGCTCGGCGCCTTCCTCCTGGCAGGGCTCGGCGCGCTCATCGCGCTCATCGCCCGCCGCCGTCACGCTCACATCTGAGGGTGGAAACGGCGGATGGCGGGGAGTCTCATCGACTCCCCGCCATCCGGCATGCCCGAAGGCGTTACTTCGCGGCGACCACCTGGAGTGAGATCACGGCGGTCACGTCGTCGCGCAGACGAACCGTGGCCTCGTGCACACCCACCGACTTGATCGGCGACGTGAACTGCACCTTGCGCTTGTCGATCTCGCCGATGCCGGCGGTCTTGACGGCGTTGGCGACGTCTTCGGTCTTGACCGAGCCGAACAGACGACCCTCAGCGCCCGCCTTGACGGTGAGCTTGACCTTGTCGGCCTCGAGAGCGTTCTTCAGTGCGACGGCGTCCTCGTGGTCGTGGATCGCGCGAGCCTCGCGGGCGGCGCGGATCGACGCGACCTGCTTCTCGCCACCACGGGTCCACGCGACAGCGAAGCCCTGGGGGATGAGGTAGTTACGGGCGTACCCGTTCTTGACCTCGACCACGTCACCGGCGCTACCGAGCCCGGTGACCTCGTTCGTGAGAATCAGCTTTGCCATGTCGGTACCCCTTACCGGCCTGCGCCAGCGTAGGGCAGGAGCGCCATTTCACGGGCGTTCTTGATCGCGCGGGCGATCAGACGCTGCTCCTGCACCGAGACACCGGTGATACGACGGGCGCGGATCTTTCCACGCTCGGAGATGAACTTGCGAAGCGTGGCGACGTCCTTGTAGTCAATGACGCCGACGCGGATCGCCTTCGCGGGAGCAGCGTTCTTCGCGCCCTTCCGCGGCTTGCGGCGGTCGCCGCTCGACTTTCCAGCCATGTTGTTTCCTTAAAAGAAGTGTGTTGTCAGAACGGGGTGTCGTCGCCGTAGGCGCCCGGGGCGCCCCATGCGTCGGCACCGTTCGCCGTGTTGTTGCCGCCTGCGGGCGAGCCGGGGGTCGCCCACGGCTCATCGGCGACCTGGGCACGCGACTGTCCGCCGCCACCACCGCTGTTGCCACCGGCTGCGCGCGTCACCTGAGCGGTGGCGTAGCGCAGGCTCGGGCCGATCTCGTCGACCTCGAGCTCGATGGAGGTGCGGTTGTTGCCCTCACGGTCCTGGTAGGAGCGCTGCTTCAGGCGGCCGGTCGCGATGACGCGGCTTCCCTTCGTCAGCGAACCCGCAACGTGCTCGGCGAACTCACGCCACACCGATGCACGAAGGAACAGCGCTTCGCCGTCCTTCCATTCACCCGACGCGCGATCGAAGTTGCGCGGCGTGGAGGCGATCGTGAAGTTCGCGACGGGGAGCCCGTTCTGCGTGTAACGCAGTTCGGGATCGGCCGTGAGGTTACCCACGACGGTGATGACGGTTTCGCCGGCCATGAGCCTTAGGCCTTTGCTGCCTTCGCGGGAGCGGCGGCCTTGCGGGCTGCCTTCTCCTCGGAGCGCTTGGCTTCGGCGGCGACCTGAGCGATCGCCTCTTCGGCGCGGAGG
Protein-coding sequences here:
- a CDS encoding chaplin family protein; this encodes MRTFAKRVLLGALIGGGIAIAGATVANAAETDGQDGLLSGTQGLINVAVPVTVSGNAISLLGDSASQDAATEVAAPTPSTGSNETSGTDGIAGGTQALVDVTIPVTVSGTSISLTGDSTSSGAETAPAAPTPDAGTAATTDGTDGVAGGTQVVAPVTAPVTVSGNAISLLGDSETTDATTAAGTAGSGSAGGAMTGGSDGAVSGTQVVAPVTAPVTVGGNAISLLGDSTTSDAATAPASTGSGSTDGAMTDGTDGILGGTQAIAPIAAPVTVGGNAISLTGDSTTTDATTAAGTSGSGGTDGAMTNGTDGILGGTQAIAPITAPITAGGNAISVTGDSTSTDAATVAPADSGTVPVLTSGENGILGGTQLGLPITAPITLGGNAISVTGDSTTENPGTTPGTPGEPGTPGEPGTPGEPGTPGEPGTPGTPGEPGTPGTPGTPGTPGTPGTPGANGSPAAVTGVVSADARAADGSLAMTGGADVAGLALGAFLLAGLGALIALIARRRHAHI
- the rplI gene encoding 50S ribosomal protein L9 produces the protein MAKLILTNEVTGLGSAGDVVEVKNGYARNYLIPQGFAVAWTRGGEKQVASIRAAREARAIHDHEDAVALKNALEADKVKLTVKAGAEGRLFGSVKTEDVANAVKTAGIGEIDKRKVQFTSPIKSVGVHEATVRLRDDVTAVISLQVVAAK
- the rpsR gene encoding 30S ribosomal protein S18 yields the protein MAGKSSGDRRKPRKGAKNAAPAKAIRVGVIDYKDVATLRKFISERGKIRARRITGVSVQEQRLIARAIKNAREMALLPYAGAGR
- a CDS encoding single-stranded DNA-binding protein; this encodes MAGETVITVVGNLTADPELRYTQNGLPVANFTIASTPRNFDRASGEWKDGEALFLRASVWREFAEHVAGSLTKGSRVIATGRLKQRSYQDREGNNRTSIELEVDEIGPSLRYATAQVTRAAGGNSGGGGGQSRAQVADEPWATPGSPAGGNNTANGADAWGAPGAYGDDTPF